The Alteripontixanthobacter sp. genome has a window encoding:
- a CDS encoding acetyl-CoA acetyltransferase translates to MNEIAGNTPVIIGVGQYAERVGEPGYGALSPMNIAGQALRAAVADCRASGDVPAAIDTLAAIRQFEISYASARAPFGKADNPPRAIAGRIGADPARAILEHTGGQGPQKLVGELAEAIAAGTSDCAVVAGSEAISTMLSLLKSGETADWSEEIGGSIEDRPYALEGLIDPAAMANGLNSPIPLYALFENARRAHLGASLEDYRLRMGELFAPFTQVAAASPYAAAPTARSAEQLAHVTERNRIVAEPFPRMVIARDQVNQGAAIILASAAKARELGVPEDRWVHIHASADAKEAPVLTRADLAKSPASIASAETALDIAGRTMADIAYIDFYSCFPIAVFNQTDHFGLASDDPRGFTLTGGLPYFGGAGNNYSAHAIAEAVGRLRADRGSAALVGANGGYLSKYSTGIYSTQPADWSRSRRLSLPDAQASVAVPTMFDGRAVIESFTMMPGKHGGKAMVAARTDEGARIAAVAAPGDKDTIAAMNKREPIGREIAVTSADKGRNHFTFA, encoded by the coding sequence TTGAACGAAATCGCGGGCAATACGCCGGTCATTATCGGTGTTGGGCAATATGCAGAACGGGTGGGGGAGCCAGGCTATGGCGCGCTATCGCCGATGAACATTGCGGGCCAGGCGCTGCGTGCGGCGGTGGCGGATTGCCGGGCAAGCGGCGACGTGCCGGCGGCCATAGATACGCTCGCCGCCATTCGGCAATTCGAGATTTCCTATGCGTCGGCGCGGGCACCGTTCGGCAAGGCGGACAACCCTCCGCGCGCCATCGCCGGGCGCATCGGTGCCGACCCGGCGCGTGCGATATTGGAACATACTGGCGGACAGGGTCCGCAAAAGCTGGTCGGCGAACTGGCCGAAGCCATTGCCGCCGGAACCAGCGATTGCGCGGTGGTGGCCGGTTCGGAAGCGATTTCGACCATGCTTTCGCTGCTCAAATCGGGTGAAACCGCCGATTGGTCTGAGGAGATCGGCGGATCGATAGAGGACCGGCCCTATGCGTTGGAAGGGCTGATCGATCCGGCTGCCATGGCCAACGGGCTGAACTCCCCGATCCCGCTCTATGCCCTGTTCGAAAATGCCCGGCGCGCACATCTGGGAGCGTCGCTGGAGGATTATCGGCTGCGGATGGGCGAATTGTTTGCGCCCTTCACGCAGGTCGCTGCTGCCAGCCCTTACGCGGCTGCGCCAACTGCCCGCAGTGCAGAGCAGCTCGCTCATGTCACCGAACGCAACCGCATCGTGGCCGAACCCTTCCCCCGCATGGTGATCGCACGCGACCAGGTAAACCAGGGCGCCGCGATCATCCTGGCCTCCGCCGCAAAGGCCCGCGAACTGGGCGTTCCCGAAGATCGCTGGGTGCACATCCATGCCAGCGCCGATGCGAAAGAAGCACCGGTGTTGACGCGGGCCGATCTGGCGAAAAGTCCAGCCTCGATCGCTTCGGCCGAAACCGCGCTGGATATTGCGGGACGGACCATGGCCGATATCGCTTATATAGATTTCTACAGCTGTTTCCCGATTGCGGTGTTCAACCAGACCGATCATTTTGGGTTGGCCTCGGACGATCCTCGCGGGTTCACCTTGACCGGCGGGCTTCCCTATTTTGGCGGAGCGGGGAACAACTACTCCGCCCACGCCATCGCGGAGGCGGTTGGCCGGTTGCGCGCGGATCGCGGTTCGGCGGCGCTGGTGGGGGCCAATGGCGGTTATCTCAGCAAATATTCGACGGGCATTTATTCTACGCAGCCCGCCGACTGGTCGCGCAGCCGGCGACTGAGCCTTCCGGATGCGCAAGCATCCGTCGCGGTGCCGACAATGTTCGATGGCAGGGCCGTGATCGAAAGCTTCACCATGATGCCGGGCAAACATGGCGGAAAGGCGATGGTCGCGGCGCGAACCGACGAGGGCGCGCGTATCGCGGCGGTGGCTGCCCCTGGCGATAAGGACACAATTGCCGCAATGAATAAGCGCGAGCCGATCGGGCGAGAGATTGCTGTGACCAGCGCAGACAAAGGCCGCAACCACTTCACCTTCGCGTAA
- a CDS encoding acyl-CoA dehydrogenase family protein, with product MDFTLTEQQRELQEAARKFARAELPELARQMERDAAPLPDEMRRRYGEMGFLGVNLPEEFGGLGLDHLEALLVLEEFAQISAAVAWPVFEALTGPVRTIEHFGSDQLKARIIPEVVRGEAIVAVSMSEPGAGTALTDLTTTGREAGEDIVLNGQKRWCSGAGHSDYYIVYCRMSDAPGAKGIGAVLVEKERAGLSFGKPEELMGFRGIPSCDIFLDDVRVPRGNVIVPAGGFGRLMSAFGLERCGNATMGLGIAAGALEDALAYVQEREQFGKPLVDFQAVQLRLADMAMKVEASRLLIHRAAVNAQDGLPTALESSTAKCFSNQMVREVASDGMQLMGGYGYSKEYPMEQRLRDAYAWGIAGGTTDVQKTNIAAALVGRRFDQRR from the coding sequence ATGGATTTCACCCTCACCGAACAGCAACGTGAACTGCAAGAAGCTGCGCGCAAATTTGCCCGGGCCGAGCTCCCCGAACTTGCCCGCCAGATGGAGCGCGATGCCGCGCCATTGCCCGATGAGATGCGCCGCCGCTATGGCGAAATGGGCTTCCTTGGCGTGAATTTGCCGGAGGAATTTGGCGGGCTGGGACTGGACCATCTGGAGGCTCTGCTGGTGCTGGAGGAATTCGCGCAGATCAGCGCGGCTGTTGCCTGGCCGGTGTTCGAAGCCCTGACCGGCCCGGTCCGCACAATCGAACATTTCGGAAGCGATCAATTGAAGGCTCGGATCATCCCCGAAGTCGTGCGAGGCGAGGCCATCGTCGCGGTGTCCATGTCCGAACCGGGGGCCGGCACGGCGCTGACCGACCTGACTACAACCGGGCGGGAAGCTGGCGAGGATATCGTACTCAACGGCCAGAAACGCTGGTGCAGCGGTGCGGGACATTCGGATTATTACATCGTCTATTGCCGGATGTCCGATGCGCCCGGAGCCAAGGGTATCGGCGCTGTGCTGGTGGAGAAGGAGCGCGCGGGGCTGAGCTTCGGCAAGCCCGAAGAGCTGATGGGCTTTCGCGGCATCCCCTCCTGCGACATTTTCCTCGACGATGTGCGTGTGCCGCGGGGTAATGTGATTGTTCCGGCAGGTGGCTTTGGCCGGTTGATGAGCGCCTTCGGGCTGGAACGCTGCGGCAATGCCACCATGGGGCTGGGCATCGCGGCGGGCGCGCTGGAAGATGCGCTGGCTTACGTGCAAGAGCGCGAGCAATTCGGCAAACCGCTGGTGGATTTCCAGGCCGTGCAATTGCGGCTGGCCGATATGGCGATGAAGGTGGAGGCATCGCGCCTGCTGATCCACCGCGCGGCGGTGAATGCGCAGGACGGCCTGCCGACCGCCCTGGAATCCTCGACGGCGAAATGCTTTTCCAACCAGATGGTGCGCGAAGTCGCTTCGGATGGGATGCAGCTGATGGGCGGCTATGGCTATTCCAAGGAATATCCCATGGAACAGCGGCTGCGCGATGCCTATGCCTGGGGCATTGCGGGCGGCACGACCGACGTGCAGAAAACAAACATCGCCGCGGCCCTGGTGGGGCGGCGGTTCGATCAGAGGCGATGA
- a CDS encoding aldehyde dehydrogenase family protein — MATDYKNLIDGEMVDNGQWLDVVNPANEEVIGRVPACGKEELDRAVAAARRAFPTWSKTPIDERRAAIQKISAIIKENSDELFRLLTSEQGKPHAQAKGEIIGASMMAGAQATLDLEEEILEDSEQRLVRSRRVPVGVVGGIVPWNFPVMMAMQKIVPAMLSGCTIVLKPSPFTPLTTLRIAELIAEAAPAGVVNIITGPDELGPLITEHPDIDKITFTGSTETGKKIMEGASKDLKRITLELGGNDASIVLPDADVEKVAEQLFWASFQNAGQICVAAKRIYIHEDIYDDLSKAIAEYAKGVTVGDGSQQGTGVGPIQNKKQFERVKELIQDAKEQGYKFLVGGEDNDPSGSGYYVPITILDNPPEDARIVAEEQFGPVMPLMKFADEDEAVSRANASEYGLAGSVWTKDTDNGQRIAERMETGTVWINESLYLNPFQPFGGHKQSGFGAEYGKEGLQEFTYPQVITVKRNAAV, encoded by the coding sequence ATGGCAACCGATTACAAGAATCTGATCGACGGCGAGATGGTCGATAATGGCCAGTGGCTCGACGTGGTCAATCCGGCGAATGAAGAAGTGATCGGCAGGGTGCCGGCCTGCGGCAAGGAAGAGCTGGACCGCGCAGTAGCTGCCGCGCGCCGTGCCTTCCCGACTTGGTCGAAAACCCCGATCGACGAACGCCGCGCCGCGATTCAGAAAATCTCCGCCATCATCAAGGAAAACAGCGACGAGCTGTTCCGCCTGCTGACCAGCGAGCAAGGCAAACCCCACGCTCAGGCCAAGGGCGAGATCATCGGCGCATCGATGATGGCCGGCGCTCAGGCGACGCTCGATCTGGAAGAGGAGATCCTCGAGGATTCCGAACAACGACTGGTCCGTAGCCGGCGTGTGCCGGTAGGCGTGGTCGGCGGCATCGTGCCGTGGAACTTTCCGGTTATGATGGCCATGCAGAAGATCGTTCCGGCCATGCTGTCGGGCTGCACCATCGTGCTGAAGCCCAGCCCGTTCACCCCGCTCACTACGCTGCGGATTGCCGAACTGATTGCCGAAGCCGCTCCTGCTGGCGTGGTCAATATCATCACCGGTCCTGATGAGCTTGGCCCCCTGATCACGGAGCATCCCGATATCGACAAGATCACTTTCACCGGCTCGACCGAAACAGGCAAGAAGATCATGGAAGGGGCGAGCAAGGATCTCAAGCGTATTACCCTGGAACTTGGCGGAAACGATGCCTCGATCGTCCTGCCCGATGCCGATGTCGAGAAGGTTGCAGAGCAACTGTTCTGGGCCAGTTTCCAGAATGCGGGACAAATCTGCGTGGCAGCCAAGCGGATCTATATCCACGAGGATATCTATGACGATCTGAGCAAGGCGATTGCCGAATATGCCAAGGGCGTGACCGTTGGCGATGGCAGCCAGCAAGGCACCGGTGTCGGGCCGATCCAGAACAAGAAGCAGTTCGAACGGGTCAAGGAATTGATCCAGGATGCCAAGGAGCAGGGCTATAAATTCCTGGTCGGCGGCGAGGATAACGATCCCTCGGGCAGCGGCTATTACGTGCCGATCACCATCCTCGACAATCCGCCCGAAGACGCGCGCATCGTTGCCGAAGAACAATTTGGCCCGGTCATGCCACTGATGAAATTCGCCGATGAGGACGAGGCGGTGAGCCGCGCCAACGCGTCGGAATACGGCCTGGCCGGATCGGTCTGGACCAAGGATACGGACAATGGGCAGCGCATCGCCGAACGGATGGAAACCGGCACCGTATGGATCAACGAATCGCTATATCTCAATCCCTTCCAGCCTTTCGGCGGCCACAAGCAATCGGGCTTCGGCGCGGAATATGGTAAGGAAGGCCTGCAGGAATTCACCTATCCGCAGGTGATCACGGTGAAGCGCAACGCTGCCGTCTAG